A single window of Botrytis cinerea B05.10 chromosome 3, complete sequence DNA harbors:
- the Bcisc1 gene encoding Bcisc1, which produces MDSPSLEVNEINVITLNCWGLKFISDLRNERLTEIGKAIGSASPTPHIVGLQECWTQEDYKSIRKETKHILPYGKFYHSGIFGGGLAILSKWPIEESSMFRYPLNGRPTAFFRGDWFVGKGVAGARIRYGKGPKDIMEVFTTHLHAPYETEPNDSYICHRTAQAWEIAKLMRGAAERGHLVLGLGDFNMIPLSLAHRLISTHSPARDVWMVLHPDCSIGAAVDEVEKARRRPIPTAEFNLSENGATCDSVLNTWRWSKGEQKRLGPNRPEIEIPGDTPDPRAKRLDYIFANTCFDESNPSAGGWIVKDVRVGMLQRHSKYQCSLSDHFSVEATLVHTKYASPTEQTINNKSAVSNGVYLQTAPSESHLLSAHTQLKTSSSSPYLPISTYDEIIAMIHVYRLRERRQRRLRLGHFVASVFISIGCFIAVWWSPRNFVAFILMLLSSLGLGAGVIDGLIGGLFVGSEIRALKEFEWEISNARAAANGEPLDLTEEGIQDW; this is translated from the exons ATGGATTCTCCATCACTAGAAGTTAATGAAATCAATGTGATCACCCTTAACTGTTGGGGTCTTAAGTTTATCTCTGACCTACGAAATGAACGACTTACGGAAATTGGGAAAGCCATTGGGTCTGCAAGCCCTACACCCCATATAGTTGGCCTGCAAGAGTGTTGGACACAGGAAGATTACAAGAGTATACGAAAGGAAACGAAACATATTTTACCTTATGGAAAGTTTTATCACAGTGGCATATTTGGAGGGGGGTTGGCAATTTTGTCTAAATGGCCAATCGAAGAGAGCTCTATGTTCAGGTATCCTCTAAATGGTAGGCCTACTGCGTTTTTCAGAGGTGATTGGTTCGTTGGAAAGGGCGTTGCTGGTGCGAGAATTCGATACGGAAAAGGTCCAAAAGATATTATGGAGGTTTTCACCACACAT CTCCACGCACCATACGAAACAGAACCAAACGACTCATATATCTGCCATCGAACCGCACAAGCATGGGAAATAGCAAAACTTATGAGAGGCGCCGCAGAGCGTGGACATTTAGTTCTTGGCCTAGGAGATTTCAATATGATACCACTATCCCTCGCCCATCGACTCATTAGTACACATTCACCTGCTCGAGATGTCTGGATGGTCTTGCATCCTGATTGCTCTATCGGTGCGGCGGTTGATGAAGTCGAAAAGGCTCGAAGACGCCCAATACCAACTGCCGAATTCAATTTATCGGAAAACGGTGCAACTTGCGATAGCGTATTGAACACTTGGCGTTGGAGTAAAGGAGAACAAAAACGTCTTGGTCCAAATCGTCCCGAGATTGAGATTCCAGGTGATACACCTGACCCTCGTGCAAAACGACTAGACTATATTTTCGCCAACACGTGTTTCGATGAAAGCAATCCATCAGCAGGAGGATGGATAGTAAAAGATGTACGTGTTGGCATGCTGCAACGACATTCCAAATATCAATGCTCATTGAGTGATCATTTCTCCGTCGAAGCAACATTGGTACATACAAAATATGCATCACCAACCGaacaaacaataaataataaatctgcCGTATCTAATGGCGTCTACCTCCAAACCGCCCCCTCAgaatctcatcttctcaGCGCTCATACACAACTCaaaacttcatcatcatcaccctaCCTGCCTATCTCAACATACGATGAAATTATCGCCATGATTCATGTCTACCGACTTCGAGAGCGCCGTCAAAGACGTCTTCGTTTAGGTCATTTCGTCGCTTCGGTATTCATTAGTATAGGTTGTTTTATAGCTGTTTGGTGGAGTCCTCGAAATTTTGTTGCATTTATACTTATGTTGTTGAGCAGTTTGGGACTTGGAGCGGGCGTTATCGATGGATTGATCGGGGGTCTTTTTGTAGGGAGTGAGATTAGAGCACTTAAGGAGTTTGAATGGGAAATTAGTAATGCAAGGGCGGCGGCTAATGGGGAACCGCTTGATCTCACTGAGGAGGGAATTCAGGATTGGTAG